A single region of the Psychrobacter alimentarius genome encodes:
- the rplA gene encoding 50S ribosomal protein L1, which yields MSKLTKRQKEIQSRIDNEKQYTLEEAVQILNDLPALKFKESIDIAVNLGVDPRKSDQVVRGATNLPAGTGKTKRVAVFAQGAAAEAAKEAGADIVGFEDLAEEIKAGNMDFDVVIAAPDAMRVVGQLGTILGPRGLMPNPKVGTVTPNVAEAVTNAKAGQAQYRVDKAGIIHATIGQIGFTAEQIEQNAQAIISDLKRAKPATSKGTFIKKITLSSTMGPGLTIDAVPYRTAK from the coding sequence ATGTCTAAGCTAACCAAACGTCAAAAAGAAATTCAAAGCCGTATTGATAACGAAAAGCAATACACTCTTGAAGAAGCAGTTCAAATCCTAAACGATTTGCCAGCACTAAAATTCAAAGAGTCTATTGATATCGCAGTAAACTTGGGCGTTGACCCACGTAAATCTGATCAAGTGGTTCGTGGTGCAACTAACTTACCTGCTGGTACTGGTAAAACCAAACGCGTTGCTGTATTCGCTCAAGGTGCTGCTGCTGAAGCCGCCAAAGAAGCTGGTGCAGATATCGTTGGTTTTGAAGACCTAGCAGAAGAAATCAAAGCCGGTAACATGGACTTTGATGTTGTTATCGCCGCTCCAGATGCTATGCGTGTTGTTGGTCAATTGGGTACAATCCTAGGTCCTCGTGGCCTAATGCCTAACCCAAAAGTTGGTACGGTAACGCCAAACGTTGCTGAAGCTGTGACTAACGCGAAAGCGGGTCAAGCACAGTACCGTGTTGATAAAGCTGGTATCATCCATGCAACTATCGGCCAAATTGGTTTCACTGCTGAGCAAATCGAGCAAAACGCGCAAGCGATTATTTCTGATCTAAAGCGTGCTAAGCCTGCTACTTCTAAAGGTACTTTCATTAAGAAAATTACCTTGTCTAGCACGATGGGCCCTGGTCTAACGATCGATGCTGTTCCTTATCGTACTGCAAAATAA
- a CDS encoding DNA-directed RNA polymerase I subunit RPA34 has translation MAKQTSLSKGISTVGSFTRNNLERVGAMIDTMNAKTSKPRQYKAVDLGDEDYQQDLFREQTLKATQQLLGTRFATYGKYAKKVVPNSFFQSTVDGAFAQVAKLAAHWSQIDLPNQHRFANIANLDDEERYALATDIANQNRALAAIGGLTGLAGLPGLLADTLWLLLVSLRTVYQLAAVYNKPLTGKQGVKMAYELLANADLSKMQEKQALLAGIGIGKGLLDNAQSSGLHNELKNLGMKNNNVNFYAQQIDSIASQVGIDLDQINLSWIRRFLPATAVVIGVRYNSQLIDEVIGVAQATFAPDAKLANRAITDDSKSEAEVSKFSSKEEKQNTEDKAAESQSSEDKSADDTDKKADEKGSESKNSKKKDESANAADSKKVSKTDKTADKQKK, from the coding sequence ATGGCAAAGCAGACTTCTTTATCTAAAGGTATCAGTACCGTTGGCTCTTTCACACGCAACAATTTAGAGCGCGTGGGCGCGATGATTGATACCATGAACGCTAAAACCAGCAAACCGCGTCAATATAAAGCGGTCGATTTGGGCGATGAAGACTATCAACAAGATCTGTTTCGTGAACAGACACTAAAAGCGACTCAGCAATTACTTGGTACTCGTTTTGCGACTTATGGTAAATATGCCAAAAAAGTGGTACCGAATAGCTTTTTCCAGTCGACGGTCGATGGGGCATTTGCTCAAGTGGCGAAATTGGCCGCTCATTGGAGCCAAATTGATTTGCCTAATCAACATCGTTTTGCCAACATTGCCAATCTTGATGATGAAGAGCGTTATGCACTTGCCACTGATATTGCCAATCAGAACCGTGCTTTGGCAGCCATCGGTGGCTTGACTGGTTTGGCAGGACTTCCAGGCCTACTGGCTGATACATTGTGGTTGTTATTAGTATCGCTACGTACCGTATATCAACTAGCTGCCGTCTACAATAAGCCATTGACTGGTAAGCAAGGTGTGAAAATGGCTTATGAGCTACTTGCGAACGCCGACTTGAGCAAAATGCAAGAAAAGCAAGCATTGCTCGCTGGTATCGGTATCGGTAAAGGCTTGCTCGATAATGCCCAGAGCAGTGGTTTACACAATGAGCTTAAAAACTTAGGCATGAAGAACAACAATGTGAATTTTTATGCTCAACAAATAGACAGTATTGCTAGCCAAGTAGGCATTGATTTGGATCAAATCAATCTATCATGGATACGCCGTTTCCTACCAGCTACAGCAGTTGTGATAGGTGTACGTTATAACAGCCAGTTAATTGATGAGGTCATTGGGGTAGCGCAAGCGACGTTTGCACCAGATGCAAAGCTTGCCAACCGCGCTATTACTGATGATAGTAAGAGCGAAGCTGAAGTCAGTAAATTCTCTAGCAAAGAAGAAAAGCAAAATACTGAAGACAAGGCTGCTGAAAGCCAGAGCTCGGAAGACAAAAGTGCCGATGATACAGATAAGAAAGCGGACGAGAAGGGTAGTGAAAGTAAAAACAGTAAAAAAAAGGATGAGTCAGCTAACGCAGCGGATAGCAAAAAAGTAAGTAAGACAGATAAAACTGCCGATAAGCAAAAGAAGTAA
- a CDS encoding beta-ketoacyl-ACP synthase II gives MRRVVITGAGIVSCIGHDLATVTAALKQGQSGITFNPSYAEHEFKSHVSGSIDQSMLDTSGIDRKLKRFFSDASLYAYVSALNAIEHSGLSLETINSNPRVGLVASSGGASTENIVNAVDAMREKGLRGVGAMAVPKTMGSSVSAALATGLKIQGVSYSLASACATSTHCIGHAAELIQLGKADVVLAGGSESEHWTQSCMFDAMGAVSTQYNDTPTLASRAYDKDRDGFVIAAGGAMVVVESLEHAQARGANILAEIVGYGASSDGAEMVAPSGEGAVRCMQQALAEAGLESVDYINSHGTSTPLGDITELKAIAKVFGDDASKVPPISSTKSMTGHSLGAVGAQELIYCLLMLQEGFIAPSINVEQLDPAAEGFDIVTQMRETNLETLMSNSFGFGGTNATLIIKKFDA, from the coding sequence ATGCGCCGCGTTGTTATTACTGGGGCAGGGATTGTCTCTTGTATCGGACATGATTTGGCCACTGTTACTGCTGCTCTGAAACAAGGACAGTCTGGCATTACTTTCAATCCATCTTATGCTGAGCATGAGTTTAAATCACACGTTAGCGGTAGTATCGATCAATCGATGCTTGATACAAGCGGTATTGATCGTAAATTAAAACGGTTTTTTAGTGATGCCAGTCTCTATGCTTATGTCAGCGCCTTGAACGCGATTGAGCATTCAGGTTTATCGCTTGAGACTATTAATAGTAACCCACGTGTGGGTTTGGTAGCGAGCTCGGGCGGTGCATCGACAGAAAATATCGTTAATGCTGTGGATGCCATGCGCGAAAAAGGCCTTCGCGGTGTCGGCGCCATGGCTGTGCCAAAAACAATGGGCAGCTCGGTATCAGCAGCACTGGCAACTGGTTTAAAAATCCAAGGGGTTTCTTACTCTCTCGCTTCTGCTTGCGCAACATCGACCCATTGTATCGGTCATGCTGCTGAGCTTATTCAGCTAGGCAAAGCCGATGTGGTGCTGGCGGGCGGTAGTGAGTCTGAGCATTGGACGCAGTCTTGCATGTTTGATGCCATGGGTGCGGTAAGCACTCAATATAATGACACGCCAACGCTCGCATCAAGAGCTTATGACAAAGATCGTGATGGTTTTGTGATTGCTGCTGGCGGTGCCATGGTTGTTGTAGAGAGTCTTGAACATGCTCAAGCTCGCGGTGCCAACATTTTGGCCGAAATCGTTGGTTATGGTGCTAGCTCTGATGGTGCAGAAATGGTTGCCCCAAGTGGTGAAGGCGCGGTTCGTTGTATGCAGCAAGCGTTAGCTGAAGCAGGGTTAGAGAGCGTTGACTATATCAATAGTCATGGCACCAGTACCCCTCTTGGTGATATCACTGAGCTTAAAGCGATTGCCAAAGTGTTTGGAGACGATGCTAGTAAAGTGCCTCCTATCAGCTCAACCAAATCGATGACTGGTCACAGCTTGGGTGCGGTTGGTGCGCAAGAATTGATCTATTGCTTATTGATGCTACAAGAAGGCTTTATTGCCCCGAGTATCAACGTTGAACAATTGGATCCTGCAGCAGAAGGCTTTGATATTGTTACTCAAATGCGTGAAACCAATCTTGAAACACTAATGAGTAATAGCTTTGGCTTTGGCGGCACCAATGCAACCTTGATCATTAAAAAGTTTGATGCTTAA
- the nusG gene encoding transcription termination/antitermination protein NusG, which yields MRWYIVQAFSGYEKQVQRSLTDRINRSDFAESFGDVLVPTEEVVEMKDGKKRKSERKFFPGYVLIQMEMNDNTWHIVKDCPRIMGFIGGTPETPAPITQVEADRILNRLNQTETDPRPKTLFEPGEELLVIDGPFTDFKGLVEKVDYEKSKLHLTVNVFNRPTQVELEFSKVEKLD from the coding sequence ATGCGTTGGTATATTGTTCAAGCGTTTTCAGGATATGAAAAGCAAGTACAACGTTCATTAACTGATCGTATTAACCGTAGTGACTTTGCTGAGTCATTCGGTGATGTATTGGTTCCTACTGAAGAAGTCGTCGAAATGAAAGACGGCAAGAAGCGTAAGAGTGAGCGTAAGTTTTTTCCAGGTTATGTATTGATCCAAATGGAAATGAACGACAACACTTGGCATATTGTCAAAGACTGTCCCCGTATCATGGGTTTCATTGGCGGTACGCCTGAAACACCTGCACCTATCACGCAAGTAGAAGCTGATCGTATTTTAAATCGTCTCAATCAAACTGAAACTGACCCACGTCCTAAAACGCTATTTGAGCCGGGCGAAGAGCTGTTGGTTATTGATGGTCCATTTACTGACTTTAAAGGGTTGGTTGAAAAGGTGGATTACGAGAAATCTAAATTACATTTGACCGTAAACGTATTTAATCGACCGACTCAGGTCGAACTTGAGTTTAGCAAAGTTGAAAAGCTAGACTAA
- the tuf gene encoding elongation factor Tu: MAKAKFERNKPHVNVGTIGHVDHGKTTLTAAIATVAAKTSGGEAKDYASIDSAPEEKARGITINTSHVEYDTEARHYAHVDCPGHADYVKNMITGAAQMDGAILVVSATDGPMPQTREHILLSRQVGVPYIIVFMNKCDMVDDEELLELVEMEVRELLNDYDFPGDDTPIIKGSATEALKGSEDKYGEPAVVELLGVLDTYIPEPERDIDKAFLMPIEDVFSISGRGTVVTGRVESGIVKVGDEIEIVGIRDTQKTTCTGVEMFRKLLDEGRAGENCGVLLRGTKREDVQRGQVLAKPGSITPHTKFDAEVYVLSKEEGGRHTPFLNGYRPQFYFRTTDVTGAIQLQDGTEMVMPGDNVEMGVELIHPIAMDKGLRFAIREGGRTVGAGVVANVLN, from the coding sequence ATGGCAAAGGCCAAGTTTGAACGTAACAAGCCACACGTCAACGTCGGTACCATCGGACACGTTGACCATGGTAAAACAACCCTAACTGCTGCTATCGCAACAGTAGCTGCAAAAACTTCTGGTGGCGAAGCCAAAGACTACGCGTCTATTGACTCAGCACCTGAAGAAAAAGCACGTGGTATCACCATCAACACCTCACACGTAGAATATGACACTGAAGCACGTCACTACGCTCATGTTGATTGCCCAGGTCACGCCGATTATGTTAAAAACATGATCACCGGTGCTGCCCAGATGGACGGCGCAATCTTAGTAGTATCAGCAACTGACGGCCCAATGCCACAAACACGTGAGCACATCTTGCTATCACGTCAGGTTGGCGTACCATACATCATCGTATTCATGAACAAATGTGACATGGTTGATGACGAAGAACTACTAGAACTAGTAGAAATGGAAGTTCGTGAATTATTGAACGACTATGACTTCCCAGGTGATGACACCCCAATCATCAAAGGATCAGCCACTGAAGCCCTAAAAGGTTCAGAAGACAAGTATGGTGAGCCAGCAGTAGTAGAACTACTAGGCGTACTAGACACCTACATTCCAGAGCCAGAGCGTGACATCGACAAAGCATTCCTAATGCCAATCGAAGACGTATTCTCAATCTCAGGCCGTGGTACCGTAGTAACTGGTCGTGTTGAGTCTGGTATCGTTAAAGTTGGTGACGAGATCGAAATCGTTGGTATCCGTGACACTCAAAAAACCACCTGTACTGGTGTAGAGATGTTCCGTAAACTGCTTGACGAAGGTCGTGCAGGCGAAAACTGTGGCGTACTACTACGTGGTACTAAGCGTGAAGACGTACAACGTGGCCAAGTACTAGCGAAGCCAGGTTCAATCACGCCTCATACCAAGTTTGACGCAGAAGTATACGTACTGTCAAAAGAAGAGGGTGGTCGTCACACACCATTCCTAAACGGCTATCGTCCACAGTTCTACTTCCGTACCACTGACGTAACTGGCGCAATCCAATTACAAGACGGTACTGAAATGGTTATGCCTGGTGATAACGTTGAGATGGGCGTAGAGCTTATCCACCCAATCGCTATGGACAAAGGTCTTCGCTTCGCAATTCGTGAAGGCGGCCGTACTGTAGGCGCTGGTGTTGTTGCTAACGTATTGAACTAA
- the fusA gene encoding elongation factor G, producing MARKTPLKRYRNIGISAHIDAGKTTTTERVLFYTGVSHKIGEVHDGAATMDWMEQEQERGITITSAATTCFWSGMAKQFDEHRINIIDTPGHVDFTIEVERSMRVLDGACMVYCAVGGVQPQSETVWRQANKYKVPRLAFVNKMDRVGADFYRVIEQIKTRLGGKPVPLVIPIGKEDDFEGVVDLVTMKAIYWDEASQGMQYEEREIPTELQEKAEEYREYLVESAAEANEDLMNEYLENGELTVEQIHGAIRQLTIDNEIIPLLCGTAFKNKGVQKMLDAVIQYLPAPMDVPAIRGILDDKDETEGTREASDEAPFSALAFKIMNDKFVGNLTFVRVYSGVMTQGSSVYNPVKMKRERVGRIVQMMANSQEELAEIRTGDIAALVGMKDVTTGDTLCDENNVITLERMEFPDPVISLAVEPKTKADQERMSIALGRLAKEDPSFRVHTDEESGQTIISGMGELHLEILVDRMKREFNVEANIGAPQVAYRETIRNTVEQEGKFVRQTGGRGKFGHVWLRLEPLDPAGETEYEFAEEVVGGTVPKEFHGAVDKGIQERMKNGVLAGYPVVGVKATLYDGSYHDVDSDELSFKMAGSMAFRKGFMAADPALLEPVMKVEVETPEDYMGDIMGDLNRRRGLVQGMEDLPGGTKQIRAEVPLAEMFGYATQMRSMSQGRATYSMEFQKYAEIPKSVAAEIISKFNSKDDDE from the coding sequence ATGGCTCGTAAAACTCCCCTAAAACGCTATCGCAATATTGGTATCTCAGCGCATATTGATGCTGGTAAGACGACCACTACTGAGCGTGTTTTATTTTATACCGGTGTTAGCCACAAAATTGGCGAAGTACATGATGGCGCAGCCACCATGGACTGGATGGAGCAAGAACAAGAGCGCGGTATTACTATTACCTCAGCGGCAACCACTTGTTTTTGGTCAGGTATGGCAAAACAGTTTGACGAACACCGCATCAACATCATTGACACACCAGGTCACGTTGACTTCACGATCGAAGTTGAACGTTCTATGCGTGTACTTGATGGCGCTTGCATGGTTTACTGTGCAGTAGGCGGCGTTCAGCCACAGTCTGAGACTGTATGGCGTCAAGCGAACAAATACAAAGTACCACGTCTTGCTTTCGTAAACAAAATGGATCGCGTTGGTGCTGATTTCTATCGTGTTATCGAACAGATCAAAACCCGTCTTGGTGGTAAGCCAGTACCATTGGTTATCCCAATTGGGAAAGAAGATGACTTCGAAGGCGTTGTTGACCTAGTTACCATGAAAGCTATCTATTGGGATGAAGCTTCTCAAGGTATGCAGTATGAAGAGCGTGAGATCCCAACTGAATTACAAGAAAAAGCGGAAGAGTATCGTGAATATCTTGTAGAAAGCGCTGCTGAAGCAAACGAAGATCTCATGAATGAGTATCTAGAAAACGGCGAATTGACTGTAGAGCAGATCCATGGCGCTATTCGTCAGTTGACAATTGATAACGAAATCATCCCGCTTCTTTGTGGTACTGCCTTTAAAAACAAGGGTGTACAAAAGATGCTAGATGCTGTTATTCAGTATCTTCCAGCACCAATGGATGTACCGGCTATTCGCGGTATCCTTGATGACAAAGATGAAACTGAAGGCACTCGTGAAGCGTCAGATGAGGCACCGTTCTCAGCACTAGCGTTCAAAATCATGAACGACAAGTTCGTTGGTAACTTAACCTTCGTCCGTGTTTATTCTGGTGTAATGACTCAGGGTAGCAGTGTTTATAACCCAGTTAAAATGAAGCGTGAGCGTGTTGGTCGTATCGTACAGATGATGGCAAACTCTCAAGAAGAGCTTGCAGAAATCCGTACTGGTGACATCGCAGCTTTGGTTGGTATGAAAGATGTGACCACTGGTGATACGTTATGTGATGAAAACAACGTTATTACTCTTGAGCGTATGGAATTCCCAGATCCAGTTATCAGTCTAGCGGTTGAACCTAAGACTAAAGCTGACCAAGAAAGAATGTCAATCGCTTTAGGTCGTTTGGCAAAAGAAGATCCATCGTTCCGTGTACATACTGACGAAGAATCTGGTCAGACAATCATCAGCGGTATGGGTGAGCTACATCTAGAGATTCTAGTTGACCGTATGAAGCGTGAGTTTAACGTTGAAGCCAACATCGGTGCGCCGCAGGTTGCTTATCGTGAAACGATTCGTAATACTGTTGAACAAGAAGGCAAATTCGTACGTCAAACAGGTGGTCGTGGTAAATTCGGTCACGTTTGGTTACGTCTTGAGCCACTTGATCCAGCGGGCGAAACTGAATACGAATTCGCTGAAGAAGTTGTTGGTGGTACTGTACCAAAAGAATTCCACGGTGCTGTTGACAAAGGTATTCAAGAGCGCATGAAAAACGGCGTACTTGCTGGTTACCCAGTGGTTGGCGTAAAAGCAACTTTGTATGATGGTTCTTACCATGACGTCGATTCTGATGAATTGTCGTTCAAAATGGCAGGTTCTATGGCATTCAGAAAAGGTTTCATGGCAGCGGATCCAGCGCTACTTGAGCCAGTAATGAAAGTAGAAGTTGAAACGCCTGAAGACTATATGGGCGATATCATGGGCGATCTTAACCGTCGTCGTGGTTTGGTACAGGGTATGGAAGATTTACCTGGCGGTACTAAACAGATTCGTGCTGAAGTACCATTAGCGGAAATGTTTGGTTATGCCACTCAAATGCGCTCTATGTCACAAGGCCGTGCAACTTACTCAATGGAATTCCAAAAGTACGCTGAAATTCCAAAATCAGTTGCTGCTGAAATCATCTCTAAGTTCAACTCTAAAGATGATGACGAGTAA
- the rpsG gene encoding 30S ribosomal protein S7, with amino-acid sequence MPRRRVVAAREILPDPKFGSQTVAKFINHVMSDGKKSTAERIVYGALETVSEKRKVEDPVSFFEEVLENVRPMVEVKARRVGGATYQVPMEVRPSRRTALAMRWLAEAAAKRSEKSMALRLAGELNDAAEGKGAAMKKRDEVHRMADANKAFSHYRF; translated from the coding sequence ATGCCAAGACGTCGCGTCGTTGCTGCCCGTGAGATCCTACCGGATCCTAAGTTTGGTAGCCAAACTGTTGCAAAATTCATCAACCATGTAATGAGTGATGGTAAAAAATCTACTGCTGAGCGTATCGTTTATGGTGCACTTGAAACAGTAAGTGAAAAACGCAAAGTTGAAGATCCAGTATCTTTCTTTGAAGAAGTACTTGAAAATGTACGCCCAATGGTAGAAGTAAAAGCTCGCCGTGTTGGTGGTGCAACCTACCAAGTACCAATGGAAGTACGTCCCTCCCGTCGTACTGCCTTGGCTATGCGTTGGTTGGCAGAAGCTGCTGCTAAGCGTTCAGAAAAATCAATGGCTTTGCGTTTAGCAGGCGAATTGAATGATGCTGCCGAAGGTAAAGGCGCTGCTATGAAAAAGCGTGACGAAGTTCATCGCATGGCAGATGCTAACAAAGCATTCTCTCATTACCGTTTCTAA
- the rplJ gene encoding 50S ribosomal protein L10 — translation MALTLEQKQQVVAEVSEVAANAYSAVAAEYHGIGVAKLTQLREQARDKGVVLKVVKNTLAKRAFEGTKFESMSDRMTGPLLLAFSMEDLGSAARVVFDFSKDNKALETKLVSVGGEVYGPEELERVSKLPTRDEAISILMATMNAPVTKLVQTMNAVPGKFVRTVAAIKDAKEAA, via the coding sequence ATGGCATTAACGCTAGAGCAAAAACAACAAGTTGTGGCTGAAGTGTCTGAAGTTGCTGCTAATGCTTACTCAGCAGTAGCTGCCGAGTATCACGGAATTGGTGTTGCTAAGCTTACTCAGCTTCGCGAACAAGCTCGTGATAAAGGTGTTGTTTTAAAAGTGGTGAAAAATACACTAGCAAAACGCGCTTTTGAAGGCACTAAGTTTGAGAGCATGTCAGACCGTATGACTGGTCCACTACTTTTGGCTTTCTCTATGGAAGACTTGGGATCTGCAGCGAGAGTCGTTTTCGACTTTAGCAAAGATAACAAAGCTTTAGAGACCAAATTAGTATCAGTCGGTGGTGAAGTTTATGGTCCAGAAGAGCTAGAGCGCGTATCGAAGCTACCAACTCGCGACGAAGCAATCTCTATCTTGATGGCTACTATGAATGCACCAGTGACCAAGCTTGTCCAGACTATGAACGCTGTTCCTGGCAAGTTCGTTCGCACTGTAGCGGCAATCAAAGACGCAAAAGAAGCTGCTTAA
- the secE gene encoding preprotein translocase subunit SecE, with protein sequence MSNNQDNLETKLSDAKAVTGGMLSKDKHVSAVNTSAVEVAKTGSIKDVILWLLAAAVLIGATLVNQYLPGYWQPANDVWIRIGIIVALVVFALVCLALTHQGRAFKILLKDAAVELRRVTWPSKDETFQYTWQVIVMIAIVGFFVWLLDNFFNWFVGIFIG encoded by the coding sequence ATGAGCAATAATCAAGATAACCTCGAGACTAAGTTATCTGATGCCAAGGCGGTTACTGGTGGAATGCTGTCTAAAGATAAGCATGTATCAGCGGTCAATACTTCTGCCGTTGAAGTCGCTAAGACTGGCTCAATAAAAGATGTGATTTTGTGGCTACTTGCCGCAGCAGTTTTGATAGGGGCGACTTTAGTCAACCAATATCTACCCGGTTATTGGCAACCAGCCAATGATGTCTGGATTCGTATTGGGATTATCGTTGCCCTTGTTGTATTTGCATTAGTCTGTTTGGCGCTGACGCATCAAGGTCGTGCTTTTAAAATTTTATTAAAAGATGCAGCTGTTGAACTTCGCCGAGTGACATGGCCGAGTAAAGATGAAACATTTCAATATACATGGCAAGTTATTGTCATGATTGCCATTGTTGGATTCTTTGTTTGGTTGTTGGATAACTTTTTTAACTGGTTCGTTGGTATTTTCATCGGTTAG
- the rpsL gene encoding 30S ribosomal protein S12: MATTNQLIRKGRKTIKEKSKVPALEACPQRRGVCTRVYTTTPKKPNSAMRKVCRVRLTSGYEVSSYIGGEGHNLQEHSVVLIRGGRVKDLPGVRYHTVRGALDCAGVKDRKQGRSKYGAKKPKV; this comes from the coding sequence ATGGCAACAACTAACCAATTGATTCGTAAAGGTCGCAAAACCATCAAGGAAAAGTCAAAAGTTCCTGCGTTGGAAGCGTGCCCACAGCGTCGCGGTGTATGTACTCGTGTATATACTACCACACCAAAAAAACCTAACTCAGCCATGCGTAAAGTATGTCGTGTACGTTTGACTTCAGGCTATGAAGTATCAAGCTACATCGGCGGCGAAGGTCATAACCTACAAGAGCACAGTGTTGTTCTTATCCGTGGTGGTCGTGTAAAAGATCTACCAGGTGTACGTTATCACACCGTTCGTGGTGCATTAGATTGCGCAGGCGTAAAAGACCGTAAGCAAGGTCGTTCTAAGTATGGTGCTAAGAAGCCTAAAGTTTAA
- the rplL gene encoding 50S ribosomal protein L7/L12 — protein MALSKDDVLNAIAEMSVMDIVELISDMEEKFGVTAAVAAAAPAAAGPAAAVEEKDEFDVVLASFGEKKVGVIKAVREATGLGLKEAKDLVESAPAPIKEGASKAEAEELKKKLEEAGATVELK, from the coding sequence ATGGCACTATCTAAAGATGATGTGTTAAACGCAATCGCTGAAATGTCAGTAATGGATATCGTTGAGTTAATCAGCGACATGGAAGAAAAGTTCGGCGTAACAGCTGCTGTTGCTGCTGCTGCACCTGCTGCTGCTGGTCCTGCTGCTGCTGTTGAAGAAAAAGACGAGTTTGACGTTGTTCTTGCTAGCTTTGGCGAGAAGAAAGTTGGCGTAATTAAAGCTGTACGTGAAGCTACTGGTCTTGGCCTAAAAGAAGCGAAAGATTTGGTTGAAAGCGCTCCAGCTCCAATCAAAGAAGGCGCATCTAAAGCTGAAGCTGAAGAGTTGAAAAAGAAACTTGAAGAAGCTGGTGCAACTGTTGAACTAAAATAA
- the rplK gene encoding 50S ribosomal protein L11, translating into MAKKIDGYIKLQVPAGKANPSPPIGPALGQKGVNIMAFCKEFNAATSGQEPGLPIPTEITVYSDKSFTFIMKSPPAAYLLRKAAGIAKGSGTPNTAKVGKVDRAQLEEIVKTKNADLTAADLDAAVRTIAGTARSMGITVEGV; encoded by the coding sequence ATGGCTAAGAAGATTGATGGTTACATCAAACTGCAAGTGCCTGCAGGCAAAGCAAATCCTTCACCACCAATTGGTCCAGCATTGGGTCAAAAAGGCGTGAACATCATGGCGTTCTGTAAAGAATTTAACGCTGCGACCTCAGGCCAAGAGCCAGGTCTACCGATCCCAACTGAGATCACTGTATACAGCGATAAGTCTTTTACCTTCATCATGAAGTCACCACCAGCTGCGTATTTACTACGTAAAGCTGCTGGTATTGCTAAAGGTTCAGGTACACCAAACACCGCTAAAGTCGGTAAAGTTGACCGTGCACAACTAGAAGAAATTGTTAAGACCAAGAATGCAGACTTAACTGCTGCTGATCTTGATGCTGCTGTCCGTACCATCGCTGGTACTGCACGTTCAATGGGTATTACCGTGGAGGGTGTATAA